From Micromonospora rhizosphaerae, the proteins below share one genomic window:
- a CDS encoding NAD(P)/FAD-dependent oxidoreductase encodes MTKPRVVIVGAGFAGYHAAKTLSRLAAKRAEIVLLNSTDYFLYLPLLPEVAAGVVEPTRIAVPLSGTLNGVRVVIGEANRVDLQNRWVGYRNAEGDGGQLAYDRLVLAVGSVNKLLPIPGVTDYAHGFRGLPEALYLHDHVIRQIELAELTEDPAEQRARTTFVVVGAGYTGTEVAAHGQLFTDRLVSQRPHLNIRPRWMLLDVAPRPLPELGKRMSDTADRVLRRRGVDVRMGTSVSEATPDGVMLTDGQYVPTCSLVWCVGVRPDPFVAELGLRTEQGRLVVDEYLNVPGFPEVYACGDAAAVPDPTRPGQISTMTAQHAQRQGKLAAHNIAASYGQGTRKPYKHRELGWVVDLGGRDAAANPLNVSLSGLPAKAVTRGYHLYAMPSNRARVGADWLLDATLQRPAVQLGLVPANAVPLESESPEVVRRA; translated from the coding sequence ATGACGAAACCTCGTGTGGTGATCGTGGGGGCCGGGTTCGCCGGATACCACGCGGCGAAGACGTTGAGCCGCCTGGCTGCCAAGCGGGCCGAGATCGTGCTGCTGAACTCGACCGACTACTTCCTGTACCTGCCGCTGCTGCCCGAGGTCGCCGCCGGGGTGGTCGAACCGACCCGGATCGCAGTGCCGCTGTCCGGCACCCTCAACGGCGTTCGGGTGGTGATCGGCGAGGCCAACCGGGTCGACCTGCAGAACCGCTGGGTCGGCTACCGCAACGCGGAGGGGGACGGTGGTCAGCTCGCGTACGACCGGCTCGTGCTCGCCGTCGGCAGCGTCAACAAGCTGCTACCGATCCCCGGGGTGACCGACTACGCGCACGGCTTCCGCGGCCTGCCCGAGGCGCTCTACCTGCACGACCACGTGATCCGGCAGATCGAGCTGGCCGAGCTGACCGAGGACCCGGCCGAGCAGCGCGCCCGCACCACCTTCGTGGTGGTCGGCGCCGGCTACACCGGCACCGAGGTCGCCGCGCACGGGCAGCTCTTCACCGACCGGCTCGTCTCCCAGCGTCCGCACCTGAACATCCGCCCGCGCTGGATGCTGCTCGACGTGGCTCCCCGGCCGCTGCCCGAGCTGGGCAAGCGGATGTCCGACACCGCGGACCGGGTGCTCCGGCGGCGCGGGGTGGACGTACGCATGGGCACCTCGGTGTCCGAGGCGACCCCGGACGGGGTGATGCTGACCGACGGCCAGTACGTGCCCACCTGCAGCCTGGTCTGGTGCGTCGGGGTACGCCCCGACCCCTTCGTCGCCGAGCTGGGGCTGCGCACCGAGCAGGGGCGCCTGGTGGTCGACGAGTACCTGAACGTCCCCGGCTTCCCCGAGGTGTACGCCTGCGGCGACGCGGCCGCCGTTCCCGACCCGACCCGTCCCGGCCAGATCAGCACGATGACCGCCCAGCACGCGCAGCGGCAGGGCAAGCTGGCGGCGCACAACATCGCCGCCTCCTACGGCCAGGGCACCCGCAAGCCGTACAAGCACCGCGAGCTGGGCTGGGTGGTCGACCTGGGCGGCCGGGACGCCGCCGCGAACCCGCTGAACGTGTCGCTGTCCGGCCTGCCCGCGAAGGCGGTCACCCGGGGCTACCACCTGTATGCCATGCCGAGCAACCGGGCCCGGGTGGGGGCCGACTGGCTGCTCGACGCCACCCTGCAGCGCCCCGCCGTCCAGCTCGGCCTGGTGCCGGCCAACGCCGTACCGCTGGAGAGCGAGTCCCCCGAGGTGGTGCGCCGGGCCTGA